In Octopus bimaculoides isolate UCB-OBI-ISO-001 chromosome 21, ASM119413v2, whole genome shotgun sequence, a single window of DNA contains:
- the LOC106879983 gene encoding uncharacterized protein LOC106879983 isoform X1, translating to MLRLEKCYHYRVLLNKLSCRCFIRRYVLFCVLPCGLLLLMYNFRWPSTPKVQSNFTAVGLLVSTKFCHIPDIDPFESSVKTYFSVSFWKPCAEPHSLTHQDGSILRLNHSLIKYKHRGNFNICKVFPIRRLDKDDHSFEYLPAFTHFNNDIKIKDEFIKVQCYGLKNDVIYTNFHAFIHKKNIKPKENVLTTRIETMLTNINKNYRKTTVSSLKTTMKATATTSFVKNPINILLVGIDSMSRLNFLRQMQMTHRYILKLGAIGMLGYNKVADNTFVNLVPLLTGKYLEELPWNETLSGLPLDKYNFLWKRYKNHGFTTLFAEDDPPIGTFNYLKFGFKQQPTDHYYRPFALAMEEEKSIWTKDCVRDRTETAIILQYIYDFARVYKDIPYFSLSFIGRLTHDDINKAGRCDAEYYKFFKTLNDEQLLNNTLVVFFSDHGIRFGSFRKTYVGRLEERLPFMFIIPPPFFKHRYPNLLNNIKINSHRLTTPFDIHETLIDALHIEKANLKYSTVQRYSPEKMKSISLFSRVPEERSCKSATILPHWCACHQTTAVSTSDDTVIDIAEQLVKIINNLTLEYRNVCSKVRLSEILEASMIKANAEMMRFEYSHHDVIDRYVAYGDLAEQSYIDYQITISTLPGKGLFDATVRYQIKDKSCTLVGGISRTNKYGSHGNCIAIPKLRPFCYCLKSN from the coding sequence agtTCTCTTAAACAAATTGTCGTGTCGATGCTTCATTCGTCGTTACGTACTTTTCTGCGTTCTGCCTTGcggtttattgttgttgatgtataACTTCCGATGGCCAAGCACTCCGAAGGTGCAGTCGAATTTTACGGCAGTCGGACTTCTAGTAAGCACCAAATTTTGCCACATTCCAGATATAGACCCGTTTGAATCATCAGTGAAAACGTACTTTAGTGTTAGCTTCTGGAAACCGTGTGCCGAACCTCATTCTCTTACTCATCAAGATGGTTCAATCTTAAGACTAAACCATTCGTTAATAAAGTACAAGCACAGAGGAAACTTCAATATTTGTAAAGTCTTTCCTATTCGTAGATTGGATAAAGATGACCACTCGTTTGAATATCTTCCTGCATTTACACACTTTAATAATGACATAAAGATAAAAGACGAATTTATTAAAGTTCAATGTTATGGGCTAAAAAATGACGTGATCTATACAAATTTTCATGcttttattcataaaaaaaacatcaagccCAAAGAAAATGTTCTGACCACAAGAATTGAAACAATGTtaacaaatattaacaaaaattatagaaaaacaacTGTCTCCAGTTTAAAAACTACTATGAAGGCAACAGCGACCACTTCGTTTGTAAAGAACCCCATTAATATTCTTCTAGTTGGTATTGATTCCATGTCACGCTTAAACTTTTTGCGACAAATGCAAATGACACATcgttatatattaaaattgggTGCCATTGGTATGCTCGGCTACAATAAAGTTGCGGATAATACATTTGTGAACTTGGTTCCTTTACTTACTGGTAAGTATCTAGAAGAGCTTCCATGGAACGAAACGCTGAGTGGATTACCATTAGATAAATACAATTTCCTGTGGAAGCGATATAAGAATCATGGATTTACTACTTTGTTTGCAGAGGACGACCCTCCTATAGGGacgtttaattatttaaaatttggtTTCAAACAACAACCTACGGACCATTATTATAGACCATTTGCTCTCGCAATGGAGGAAGAGAAATCAATCTGGACGAAAGACTGCGTTCGAGATCGAACAGAAACAGCTATAATTCTCCAATATATTTATGACTTTGCGAGAGTCTACAAGGACATCCCATATTTTAGTTTATCTTTTATTGGGCGTCTCACTCATGACGACATCAACAAAGCTGGTCGCTGTGACGCTGAATATTATAAGTTTTTcaaaacgttaaatgatgaacaACTTCTTAATAACACCcttgttgtatttttttctgaTCACGGCATCCGATTCGGATCATTTCGCAAGACATACGTAGGTCGACTCGAAGAAAGATTACCTTTCATGTTTATCATTCCACCTCCTTTCTTCAAACATCGCTACCCAAACCTTTTGaataacataaaaattaattCTCACCGTCTCACAACACCATTTGACATTCATGAAACGTTGATAGATGCCCTCCATATAGAGAAAGCCAATTTGAAATATTCTACAGTGCAAAGATATTctcccgaaaaaatgaaaagcattaGTTTGTTCTCTAGAGTTCCGGAAGAAAGGTCTTGTAAAAGTGCAACTATTTTACCTCATTGGTGTGCCTGTCATCAGACTACAGCAGTGAGTACTAGTGATGATACAGTTATTGATATTGCTGAGCAATTAGTAAAGATAATTAACAATTTAACATTAGAATATAGAAACGTATGCTCGAAAGTTCGGTTGAGTGAAATATTAGAAGCTTCAATGATCAAAGCCAACGCCGAGATGATGCGTTTTGAATATAGTCATCATGATGTTATTGACAGATATGTGGCCTACGGTGATTTAGCAGAACAAAGTTATATAGATTATCAGATAACTATTTCCACATTGCCGGGTAAAGGGCTGTTTGATGCGACTGTCCGTTATCAAATCAAAGATAAATCATGTACACTTGTTGGTGGCATTAGTCGGACCAATAAATACGGCAGCCATGGAAACTGTATTGCGATACCTAAATTACGACCTTTTTGTTATTGTCTCAAAAGCAATTAA
- the LOC106879983 gene encoding uncharacterized protein LOC106879983 isoform X2 — MYNFRWPSTPKVQSNFTAVGLLVSTKFCHIPDIDPFESSVKTYFSVSFWKPCAEPHSLTHQDGSILRLNHSLIKYKHRGNFNICKVFPIRRLDKDDHSFEYLPAFTHFNNDIKIKDEFIKVQCYGLKNDVIYTNFHAFIHKKNIKPKENVLTTRIETMLTNINKNYRKTTVSSLKTTMKATATTSFVKNPINILLVGIDSMSRLNFLRQMQMTHRYILKLGAIGMLGYNKVADNTFVNLVPLLTGKYLEELPWNETLSGLPLDKYNFLWKRYKNHGFTTLFAEDDPPIGTFNYLKFGFKQQPTDHYYRPFALAMEEEKSIWTKDCVRDRTETAIILQYIYDFARVYKDIPYFSLSFIGRLTHDDINKAGRCDAEYYKFFKTLNDEQLLNNTLVVFFSDHGIRFGSFRKTYVGRLEERLPFMFIIPPPFFKHRYPNLLNNIKINSHRLTTPFDIHETLIDALHIEKANLKYSTVQRYSPEKMKSISLFSRVPEERSCKSATILPHWCACHQTTAVSTSDDTVIDIAEQLVKIINNLTLEYRNVCSKVRLSEILEASMIKANAEMMRFEYSHHDVIDRYVAYGDLAEQSYIDYQITISTLPGKGLFDATVRYQIKDKSCTLVGGISRTNKYGSHGNCIAIPKLRPFCYCLKSN, encoded by the coding sequence atgtataACTTCCGATGGCCAAGCACTCCGAAGGTGCAGTCGAATTTTACGGCAGTCGGACTTCTAGTAAGCACCAAATTTTGCCACATTCCAGATATAGACCCGTTTGAATCATCAGTGAAAACGTACTTTAGTGTTAGCTTCTGGAAACCGTGTGCCGAACCTCATTCTCTTACTCATCAAGATGGTTCAATCTTAAGACTAAACCATTCGTTAATAAAGTACAAGCACAGAGGAAACTTCAATATTTGTAAAGTCTTTCCTATTCGTAGATTGGATAAAGATGACCACTCGTTTGAATATCTTCCTGCATTTACACACTTTAATAATGACATAAAGATAAAAGACGAATTTATTAAAGTTCAATGTTATGGGCTAAAAAATGACGTGATCTATACAAATTTTCATGcttttattcataaaaaaaacatcaagccCAAAGAAAATGTTCTGACCACAAGAATTGAAACAATGTtaacaaatattaacaaaaattatagaaaaacaacTGTCTCCAGTTTAAAAACTACTATGAAGGCAACAGCGACCACTTCGTTTGTAAAGAACCCCATTAATATTCTTCTAGTTGGTATTGATTCCATGTCACGCTTAAACTTTTTGCGACAAATGCAAATGACACATcgttatatattaaaattgggTGCCATTGGTATGCTCGGCTACAATAAAGTTGCGGATAATACATTTGTGAACTTGGTTCCTTTACTTACTGGTAAGTATCTAGAAGAGCTTCCATGGAACGAAACGCTGAGTGGATTACCATTAGATAAATACAATTTCCTGTGGAAGCGATATAAGAATCATGGATTTACTACTTTGTTTGCAGAGGACGACCCTCCTATAGGGacgtttaattatttaaaatttggtTTCAAACAACAACCTACGGACCATTATTATAGACCATTTGCTCTCGCAATGGAGGAAGAGAAATCAATCTGGACGAAAGACTGCGTTCGAGATCGAACAGAAACAGCTATAATTCTCCAATATATTTATGACTTTGCGAGAGTCTACAAGGACATCCCATATTTTAGTTTATCTTTTATTGGGCGTCTCACTCATGACGACATCAACAAAGCTGGTCGCTGTGACGCTGAATATTATAAGTTTTTcaaaacgttaaatgatgaacaACTTCTTAATAACACCcttgttgtatttttttctgaTCACGGCATCCGATTCGGATCATTTCGCAAGACATACGTAGGTCGACTCGAAGAAAGATTACCTTTCATGTTTATCATTCCACCTCCTTTCTTCAAACATCGCTACCCAAACCTTTTGaataacataaaaattaattCTCACCGTCTCACAACACCATTTGACATTCATGAAACGTTGATAGATGCCCTCCATATAGAGAAAGCCAATTTGAAATATTCTACAGTGCAAAGATATTctcccgaaaaaatgaaaagcattaGTTTGTTCTCTAGAGTTCCGGAAGAAAGGTCTTGTAAAAGTGCAACTATTTTACCTCATTGGTGTGCCTGTCATCAGACTACAGCAGTGAGTACTAGTGATGATACAGTTATTGATATTGCTGAGCAATTAGTAAAGATAATTAACAATTTAACATTAGAATATAGAAACGTATGCTCGAAAGTTCGGTTGAGTGAAATATTAGAAGCTTCAATGATCAAAGCCAACGCCGAGATGATGCGTTTTGAATATAGTCATCATGATGTTATTGACAGATATGTGGCCTACGGTGATTTAGCAGAACAAAGTTATATAGATTATCAGATAACTATTTCCACATTGCCGGGTAAAGGGCTGTTTGATGCGACTGTCCGTTATCAAATCAAAGATAAATCATGTACACTTGTTGGTGGCATTAGTCGGACCAATAAATACGGCAGCCATGGAAACTGTATTGCGATACCTAAATTACGACCTTTTTGTTATTGTCTCAAAAGCAATTAA